In Balneolales bacterium ANBcel1, the following proteins share a genomic window:
- a CDS encoding protein-tyrosine-phosphatase, with amino-acid sequence MPQLEPILDQLIDQFSEEESRIESGRLAVLDELTGYIRTAGKSGQTVRLNFICTHNSRRSQMAQIWAHTAAVAFQVPHIEVHSGGTEVTEFNPWAVKAMKTLGFRIDSTETDNGSGNPRYHVHIGTGTPALTCYSKRFDDVLPADTPFAAVMTCSDADRNCPVVPGAALRIPITYEDPKQFDGSGREQQEYLRTAIEIGREMIRVFQKV; translated from the coding sequence ATGCCACAATTGGAACCCATACTCGACCAGCTTATCGATCAATTCTCCGAGGAAGAGTCCCGTATCGAAAGCGGGCGCCTTGCCGTACTGGATGAACTGACCGGATATATTCGAACGGCCGGCAAATCCGGGCAAACGGTCAGGCTTAATTTCATCTGTACGCACAATTCACGCAGAAGTCAGATGGCTCAAATTTGGGCTCACACCGCTGCAGTAGCCTTCCAGGTCCCGCATATCGAAGTTCATTCGGGCGGTACGGAAGTCACCGAATTTAACCCGTGGGCGGTAAAAGCCATGAAGACGCTCGGATTCAGAATTGATTCGACGGAAACGGACAATGGCTCGGGGAATCCCCGCTACCATGTTCATATCGGAACGGGAACACCGGCGCTCACCTGCTATTCAAAACGTTTCGATGACGTCCTTCCCGCTGACACCCCTTTTGCCGCAGTGATGACCTGCTCCGATGCCGACCGGAATTGCCCCGTTGTGCCGGGTGCCGCACTGCGAATCCCGATTACCTACGAGGATCCCAAACAGTTTGACGGCTCGGGCAGGGAGCAGCAGGAGTATCTCCGCACCGCCATCGAAATCGGCAGGGAGATGATTCGGGTTTTTCAAAAAGTATAG
- a CDS encoding Hsp20/alpha crystallin family protein, which yields MTITRYTPLRELDYPNMPRRFSSILDDFFNDVVSSDTGRMFVPSLDVTEDDSHYHVQVSLPGLKKEDIHVDLQDRRLTISGERKEEKEEKETKYHLTETRYGKFERSVMLPENIDQNKIDARFEDGILKLDIEKKEKQVSKQIKIR from the coding sequence ATGACTATCACACGCTATACCCCCCTGCGCGAACTCGATTATCCGAACATGCCACGGAGATTCTCCAGCATTCTCGATGACTTTTTCAATGATGTAGTATCCAGCGATACCGGACGCATGTTCGTTCCGAGCCTGGATGTTACGGAAGACGACAGTCACTATCATGTGCAGGTCTCGCTTCCGGGGTTGAAAAAGGAAGACATACATGTGGATCTGCAGGATCGTCGCCTGACCATCTCCGGCGAACGCAAGGAAGAGAAAGAGGAGAAGGAGACGAAATACCACTTGACCGAGACCCGTTACGGAAAATTCGAACGGTCCGTTATGCTTCCAGAAAACATCGACCAGAACAAAATCGACGCCCGTTTCGAGGACGGCATTTTGAAGCTCGATATCGAGAAAAAAGAGAAGCAGGTCAGCAAGCAGATTAAAATCCGTTAA
- a CDS encoding 3-deoxy-7-phosphoheptulonate synthase class II, with the protein MTVEKTSEQKWSPTSWKKFPVKQLPEYEDQKLLKQVYKELSSYPPLVNSWEVEDLRDQMAQAARGKAFLLQGGDCAEVFENCNAPQTVNLLKVLLQMSFILIHEMGIPVIRVGRIAGQYAKPRSKPVEHVNGQDLPTYRGDLFNKIQKDEYARLTNPKRLLEGYKLSALTLNFIRSLTEGKGFANLNHPEYWELDFMRRNKYYKEYESMVKSINNAVRFVETISNDQIDAMRQVRIHTSHEALNLYYDSAQTIQVPHNKGWYNLSTHMPWLGNRTRELDGAHVEYFRGIRNPVGIKVGPPFENDEIVRLIEKLNPDNTEGKITLITRMGRDNVFPLLPGLIRAVKEAGLSVVWSCDPMHGNTFATEEDIKTRSFNDILDEIKYTFEVHRNEGSFLGGVHLELTGDNVTECVGGANNLKADGLKRNYKTFCDPRLNYQQSLEMAFLITREWKATWDQK; encoded by the coding sequence GTGACTGTGGAGAAAACAAGCGAACAAAAATGGAGTCCCACCTCCTGGAAAAAATTCCCCGTCAAACAGCTTCCGGAGTATGAGGATCAGAAGCTTCTGAAGCAGGTGTACAAGGAGCTGAGCAGCTATCCGCCGCTTGTCAACTCCTGGGAGGTCGAGGACCTGCGCGACCAGATGGCCCAGGCGGCCAGGGGAAAGGCGTTCCTGCTGCAGGGAGGAGATTGCGCCGAGGTTTTTGAAAACTGCAACGCGCCTCAGACGGTAAACCTGCTCAAGGTGCTGCTCCAGATGAGCTTCATCCTGATCCATGAGATGGGCATACCGGTCATTCGCGTTGGCAGGATAGCCGGGCAGTACGCCAAACCGCGTTCCAAACCCGTCGAACATGTAAATGGGCAGGATCTGCCGACGTACCGCGGAGATCTCTTCAACAAAATTCAGAAAGACGAATACGCCCGACTCACCAACCCCAAGCGCCTGCTTGAGGGGTACAAGCTCTCGGCATTGACGCTTAATTTTATCCGCTCACTCACCGAAGGCAAGGGGTTTGCCAATCTGAATCATCCCGAGTACTGGGAGCTGGATTTCATGCGCCGTAACAAGTACTACAAGGAGTATGAGTCGATGGTCAAATCGATCAACAACGCGGTGCGGTTTGTTGAAACCATCTCCAACGACCAGATCGATGCCATGAGGCAGGTTCGGATCCACACCTCACACGAGGCGCTTAACCTGTACTACGATTCCGCCCAAACCATCCAGGTGCCGCACAACAAGGGGTGGTATAACCTCAGCACTCATATGCCCTGGCTGGGCAATCGCACACGCGAACTGGACGGCGCCCATGTAGAGTACTTTCGGGGAATCCGAAATCCCGTCGGTATCAAGGTGGGGCCGCCCTTTGAAAATGACGAGATCGTCAGGCTTATCGAAAAACTGAATCCCGACAACACCGAAGGGAAGATCACATTGATTACCCGGATGGGCAGGGACAACGTATTCCCGTTGCTGCCGGGACTCATCCGGGCGGTGAAAGAGGCCGGACTGAGTGTGGTTTGGAGCTGTGACCCCATGCACGGCAACACCTTCGCCACAGAAGAGGATATCAAAACCCGCAGCTTCAACGATATTCTTGACGAGATCAAGTACACGTTCGAAGTGCACCGCAATGAAGGGTCGTTCCTGGGAGGAGTTCATCTGGAGCTTACGGGCGATAACGTCACCGAATGCGTTGGCGGTGCCAATAATCTTAAGGCGGACGGACTCAAGCGCAATTACAAAACCTTCTGCGATCCCCGACTTAATTACCAGCAGAGCCTGGAAATGGCCTTCCTCATTACCAGAGAGTGGAAGGCGACCTGGGATCAGAAATAG
- the dnaK gene encoding molecular chaperone DnaK translates to MGKIIGIDLGTTNSCVAVMEGNEPVVIQNAEGGRTTPSVVAFSKDGERLVGAPAKRQAITNPEKTISSIKRFMGRFHDEVKSEQKTVSYKIVKADDGTARVDVGDRTYAPQEISAMILQKMKQTAEEYLGEKVTEAVITVPAYFNDAQRKATQEAGKIAGLEVKRIINEPTAASLAYGLDKKDKSMTIAVYDLGGGTFDISILELGDGVFEVKSTDGDTHLGGDDFDDRILNYLADEFKKSDGIDLKKDAMALQRLRDAAEKAKVELSSSQKTNINLPFITADSSGPKHLSIDLTRSKFEQLVEDLVQRTLKPCENALKGAKLKKSEIDQVILVGGSTRIPKIQEVVKEFFEKEPSKGVNPDEVVAVGAAIQGGVFSGDVKDVVLLDVNPLTLGIETLGGVMTRLIEANSTIPTSKTETFSTAADNQSSVEIHVIQGERARAQDNRSLGRFHLDGIPPAPRGVPQIEVTFDIDANGVLSVSAKDKGTGKEQSIRIEASSGLSEEEIDKMKKAAEEHAEEDKKARERIETLNKADSLIFSTKKQLDEFGDKLSEGNKSNIQQALEKVESLHKEQNAEGLEEAIEALNKAWSDASSELYQAQQEAQSGAAGQEGGPEGEAQSGDAGDTADTEDAEFEVVDDEDEEKKK, encoded by the coding sequence ATGGGTAAGATTATTGGAATAGACCTTGGAACAACCAACTCCTGCGTTGCGGTAATGGAAGGCAACGAACCGGTTGTAATTCAGAATGCAGAAGGAGGACGCACAACGCCGTCTGTGGTGGCATTCAGCAAAGACGGGGAGCGGTTGGTGGGCGCTCCGGCCAAAAGACAGGCCATCACCAATCCGGAAAAAACCATCTCCTCCATCAAGCGCTTCATGGGCCGGTTTCATGATGAGGTGAAGTCGGAGCAAAAAACGGTATCCTACAAGATAGTCAAGGCGGATGACGGAACCGCCCGTGTGGATGTGGGCGACCGGACCTACGCCCCCCAAGAGATCTCGGCCATGATTCTTCAGAAAATGAAACAGACCGCCGAAGAGTATCTGGGCGAAAAGGTTACCGAAGCGGTTATCACTGTGCCCGCCTATTTTAATGATGCCCAGCGCAAGGCGACCCAGGAAGCCGGGAAAATTGCCGGACTGGAGGTAAAACGCATCATCAACGAACCAACGGCCGCTTCGCTGGCATATGGTCTGGATAAAAAGGACAAGAGTATGACCATCGCCGTGTATGACCTTGGCGGCGGAACGTTCGATATTTCCATCCTGGAGCTTGGCGACGGAGTGTTCGAGGTGAAATCCACCGATGGCGATACCCATCTCGGTGGCGACGACTTTGACGACCGCATTCTCAACTATCTTGCGGATGAATTCAAAAAAAGTGATGGTATCGACCTCAAGAAAGATGCCATGGCGCTGCAGCGTCTGAGGGATGCAGCGGAAAAAGCCAAGGTCGAACTTTCCAGCTCACAGAAAACGAATATCAACCTGCCGTTTATCACGGCGGACAGTTCGGGGCCGAAGCACCTGAGTATCGACCTCACCCGCTCCAAATTCGAGCAGCTGGTCGAGGATCTGGTTCAGCGGACCCTCAAGCCCTGTGAAAACGCTCTTAAAGGAGCCAAGCTCAAAAAGTCGGAGATCGACCAGGTCATTCTGGTGGGTGGATCCACCCGGATTCCCAAAATCCAGGAAGTGGTCAAGGAGTTCTTTGAAAAAGAGCCGAGCAAGGGCGTGAACCCGGATGAAGTGGTTGCCGTCGGAGCAGCTATTCAGGGCGGGGTGTTCTCCGGTGATGTCAAGGATGTGGTTCTGCTGGATGTGAACCCGCTTACTTTGGGAATCGAGACCCTTGGCGGAGTGATGACCCGGCTCATTGAAGCCAATTCAACCATACCGACCAGTAAAACCGAAACCTTCTCCACGGCGGCCGATAACCAGTCCAGTGTGGAGATTCATGTGATTCAGGGCGAGCGCGCCAGGGCACAGGACAACCGGTCGCTCGGACGCTTCCACCTTGACGGTATTCCACCGGCACCCCGCGGTGTGCCTCAGATCGAGGTTACCTTCGACATCGACGCGAACGGTGTTTTGAGTGTTAGTGCCAAGGACAAAGGCACTGGCAAGGAGCAGAGCATCCGGATTGAAGCCAGCTCCGGCCTCTCCGAAGAGGAGATCGATAAAATGAAGAAGGCCGCCGAAGAGCATGCCGAAGAGGACAAGAAGGCGCGTGAGCGGATTGAGACGCTCAACAAGGCCGACAGTCTCATCTTCTCCACGAAGAAGCAGCTGGATGAGTTTGGCGACAAGCTTTCGGAAGGCAACAAGTCCAATATTCAGCAGGCGCTTGAAAAAGTGGAAAGCCTCCACAAAGAGCAGAATGCCGAAGGTCTGGAAGAAGCTATCGAAGCGCTGAACAAGGCATGGTCCGATGCTTCCTCTGAACTTTATCAGGCCCAGCAGGAGGCCCAGAGCGGTGCTGCCGGACAGGAAGGCGGCCCCGAAGGAGAGGCTCAGTCAGGTGATGCGGGAGACACCGCAGACACCGAGGATGCTGAGTTCGAGGTGGTCGACGATGAAGATGAGGAGAAAAAGAAGTAA
- the aroA gene encoding 3-phosphoshikimate 1-carboxyvinyltransferase: MNQHVAPAKKLTGTLHLPPDKSIAQRAALFSMLSEERSVIANYPAAEDPQTALRCIALLGATVSKKEFEVTVDGVGRDALRPDPGTVDCGNSGTVMRLLSGIIAGAGITATLTGDASLAGRPMKRIVDPLVRMGAAMDTAHGGYPPLRISRKDPLRPILFELPVASAQLKSCVLLAGLFGDTPTRVVESVPSRNHTETMLRLPVSPENGKNVIESSRDLAIPPQNLRIPGDFSAAAFWMVAASILEGSDLLLPATGINPTRCAALHILERMGADIETSNERLEGDEPVADIRVRAANLKGVDIHPEEIPNAIDELPVLSVAMAFAEGRSRITGASELRYKESDRLREMQNMLERAGVKIIGYDDGLAIDGNPGQFAKAAVHDSRHDHRMAMSAAILSLRGDGVSEIRNAEAAAVSYPDFWSDLDSVAHV, encoded by the coding sequence ATGAATCAGCATGTCGCTCCCGCAAAAAAACTTACCGGAACGCTGCATCTGCCCCCCGACAAATCGATTGCACAGCGGGCGGCCCTCTTCTCCATGCTTTCGGAGGAAAGGTCGGTCATAGCAAACTATCCGGCGGCGGAAGACCCGCAAACCGCTCTCCGCTGCATCGCTCTGCTTGGGGCAACGGTTAGCAAAAAAGAATTTGAGGTTACGGTGGATGGGGTGGGCCGCGACGCCCTCAGGCCTGATCCGGGAACTGTCGATTGTGGTAACTCCGGGACGGTCATGCGCCTGTTGTCCGGCATTATTGCAGGGGCCGGGATAACAGCAACCCTCACCGGAGATGCTTCGCTTGCCGGGCGTCCGATGAAACGGATTGTGGATCCCCTCGTCCGGATGGGCGCCGCCATGGATACGGCTCACGGAGGATATCCGCCGCTGCGAATTTCCAGGAAGGATCCGCTGAGGCCGATCCTGTTTGAGCTTCCGGTGGCCAGTGCCCAGCTGAAATCATGCGTGCTGCTGGCAGGACTTTTCGGTGACACCCCCACCAGGGTGGTGGAATCCGTTCCAAGCCGGAATCACACAGAGACCATGCTGCGTTTGCCGGTGTCCCCGGAGAACGGCAAAAATGTGATTGAAAGCAGTCGTGATCTGGCTATACCCCCCCAGAATCTGCGAATTCCGGGTGATTTCTCCGCCGCCGCTTTCTGGATGGTGGCGGCTTCCATCCTGGAGGGATCAGACCTGCTATTGCCGGCAACAGGCATCAATCCGACCCGCTGCGCCGCTCTGCACATTCTTGAAAGGATGGGTGCCGATATCGAAACATCAAATGAAAGACTGGAAGGAGATGAGCCGGTAGCGGATATCCGGGTGAGGGCGGCCAATCTGAAAGGAGTCGACATCCATCCGGAAGAAATCCCCAACGCCATCGATGAATTGCCTGTGCTCTCGGTGGCCATGGCATTTGCCGAGGGCCGCTCACGGATTACCGGCGCTTCGGAGCTTCGCTACAAGGAAAGCGACCGGCTCCGGGAAATGCAAAACATGCTTGAACGGGCCGGTGTAAAAATAATCGGCTACGATGATGGCCTTGCCATAGACGGCAATCCCGGTCAATTCGCGAAAGCCGCCGTGCACGACAGCCGGCACGATCATCGGATGGCAATGTCGGCTGCCATATTGTCCCTTCGCGGTGACGGTGTGTCAGAAATCCGTAATGCCGAGGCGGCCGCCGTATCGTATCCCGATTTCTGGTCGGATCTGGACAGTGTGGCGCACGTTTGA
- a CDS encoding tetratricopeptide repeat protein produces the protein MKAAHHVLIILLLLAGVAGSATVANGQFASPSEHHEFEEGMRLYHEGLFEQAAKYFRSYLDREVEQSLHEKALFHYKLSRMALDTLNRHTYVFRYLQQYPAGTYATQMLEDLAGRDFRAGRYEEALRHYSWAHEIELKEPRKIEFLFLKAESARQLELSDSSSTLFRILAESYPESEWAPRAMYARGSIYLEREDYEQSARVFEDLRSRYPNDPVTRQIGTALGEMYYRQGHYEEAIRVLRSELPYLEEEALLKAVLLIAESHNYLRQFDNAATQYRRYISLTDDVMQARPAHYGLGWVYHKQQVYHWAADAFEKASPGDDELARKALYYEAVNRKLSGRYDLALEVFQKFGDRFTDGFWIERAYYEWALTAFELGRNTLAVEVLQTLVRKDYDLEDPGKIYSLLGEAYFANNEFTRAVQAFEMAGAAADVDPEMKRQAQFQRAWVLYENHAYREAAQAFESVYREQPSGALAAEALFWSADSYFNLQQWQNATRQFERFVEGYPDHRFTGAAVYSLGWSYFHKQNFARAAEYFEAFEREHEPPPMALFPYDVDTRLRLGDSYFALGRYDDAIASYGRAAGADPGGDYAIFQIANSYYRSDRSFEAVSNFRRLARVFPSSRLREQAQYNIGHIFFQIGNYDQAIEEFHTLINRYPGTEWAARAQYQIGDAFFNAGDYERAVDAYRLVMDEYPQSGYVVDAVRGIQFAQLAAGKEDTSLEILESFLNQHPQTGTADQLRFRQAENLMQAGEYREAIASFRHYIRVTTTESMIPEAWFSVGEAYDLLGDSGSAISAYRQIVDEFPDSDRLDPALLHIGRLEYGRGRYEEAVTALERLVERDGRLQVEALAYLGDAYLATGSTGRADDAYDLALQRRSGFEPALIGKGRVAMERRQFMDAERYLGQVAESSTLENGAEAQYLLGRVQQYRGNYEQALDAYARVSALYEAYDRWVAEAMLATAETYRAMGQQGRSGQTLRDVMERFPDTEYAERAAEQL, from the coding sequence ATGAAAGCGGCTCATCATGTCCTTATAATCCTCCTGCTGCTTGCCGGTGTTGCAGGATCCGCCACTGTTGCAAACGGCCAGTTCGCCTCTCCTTCGGAACACCATGAGTTTGAAGAGGGAATGAGACTCTACCATGAAGGCCTTTTTGAACAAGCCGCCAAATATTTCCGCAGTTATCTGGATCGCGAAGTAGAACAGTCGCTGCACGAAAAGGCCCTGTTCCACTACAAGCTGTCCCGTATGGCGCTCGACACCCTCAATCGGCATACCTATGTGTTCCGGTACTTGCAGCAGTATCCCGCAGGTACGTATGCCACGCAAATGCTGGAAGATCTGGCCGGACGTGATTTTCGTGCCGGGCGGTACGAGGAGGCCCTGAGACATTACAGCTGGGCCCATGAGATAGAACTCAAGGAGCCCCGGAAAATAGAATTTCTGTTTCTGAAGGCTGAGTCGGCACGGCAACTGGAATTGAGCGACAGTTCATCCACCTTGTTCCGGATTCTGGCGGAGTCGTATCCCGAATCGGAATGGGCGCCGAGGGCCATGTATGCAAGGGGAAGCATCTACCTTGAGCGCGAAGACTACGAGCAGTCGGCCAGGGTGTTCGAAGATCTCAGGAGCCGTTATCCGAACGACCCGGTTACCCGGCAGATTGGAACCGCCCTGGGGGAAATGTACTATCGCCAGGGGCATTACGAAGAGGCCATCCGTGTCCTCAGAAGCGAATTGCCCTATCTGGAAGAGGAAGCCTTGCTGAAGGCGGTTTTACTCATAGCGGAAAGCCACAACTATTTGCGGCAATTCGACAATGCCGCCACGCAATACCGAAGGTATATCAGCCTGACCGATGATGTGATGCAGGCCCGGCCCGCACACTACGGACTCGGATGGGTCTATCACAAGCAACAGGTATATCACTGGGCCGCTGATGCTTTCGAAAAAGCCTCTCCGGGTGATGACGAGCTGGCCCGAAAGGCGCTTTACTACGAGGCGGTCAACCGGAAATTGAGTGGACGCTATGACCTGGCGCTTGAGGTATTTCAGAAATTCGGCGACCGTTTTACCGATGGCTTCTGGATCGAGAGGGCCTACTATGAGTGGGCGCTGACCGCCTTTGAGCTGGGGCGCAATACCCTGGCGGTCGAAGTGCTGCAGACCCTGGTGAGAAAAGATTACGATCTTGAAGATCCCGGCAAAATCTACTCGCTGCTGGGGGAAGCGTATTTTGCCAATAACGAATTCACCCGTGCGGTACAGGCTTTTGAGATGGCCGGAGCAGCCGCAGATGTCGACCCCGAAATGAAGCGCCAGGCCCAGTTCCAGCGTGCCTGGGTGCTCTATGAAAACCATGCCTACCGGGAGGCGGCCCAGGCATTTGAATCCGTTTACCGGGAGCAGCCTTCCGGTGCACTGGCTGCCGAAGCACTGTTTTGGAGCGCCGACAGCTATTTCAATCTTCAGCAGTGGCAAAATGCCACACGCCAGTTCGAACGGTTTGTGGAAGGCTATCCGGACCACCGTTTTACCGGTGCGGCCGTTTATTCGCTTGGATGGAGCTACTTCCACAAACAGAATTTTGCCCGGGCGGCCGAGTATTTTGAGGCCTTTGAACGTGAACATGAGCCCCCTCCCATGGCTTTGTTTCCGTATGATGTTGACACGCGGCTGCGTTTGGGCGACTCCTATTTTGCACTGGGACGCTATGATGATGCCATCGCCAGTTATGGAAGAGCGGCCGGGGCCGATCCCGGTGGCGACTACGCCATATTCCAGATCGCCAACAGCTACTATCGGAGCGACCGGTCTTTTGAGGCGGTCAGTAATTTCCGGCGGCTGGCCAGGGTGTTCCCCTCCAGCAGACTCAGGGAGCAGGCCCAATACAACATCGGCCACATTTTCTTTCAGATCGGCAACTACGATCAGGCAATCGAGGAGTTTCACACTCTCATCAACCGCTACCCCGGTACCGAATGGGCTGCGCGCGCGCAGTACCAAATCGGAGATGCCTTTTTCAATGCGGGAGATTACGAACGGGCGGTGGATGCCTACCGGCTGGTCATGGACGAATACCCGCAAAGCGGATATGTCGTGGATGCCGTTCGTGGTATTCAGTTCGCGCAATTGGCAGCCGGAAAAGAAGATACAAGTCTGGAGATCCTGGAGTCGTTCCTGAACCAGCACCCGCAAACCGGCACGGCAGATCAGCTCCGCTTTCGTCAGGCAGAGAATCTGATGCAGGCCGGCGAGTACCGTGAGGCTATCGCGTCGTTCCGTCACTACATCAGGGTTACAACTACAGAATCGATGATTCCGGAAGCATGGTTCAGTGTCGGAGAGGCGTATGATTTGCTGGGTGATAGCGGCAGCGCCATATCCGCATACCGGCAAATTGTGGATGAGTTTCCGGACTCGGACCGCCTTGACCCCGCCCTTCTCCACATCGGGCGGCTTGAATACGGACGAGGCCGTTATGAAGAAGCTGTAACCGCGCTTGAACGCCTGGTGGAACGCGACGGGCGCCTGCAGGTAGAAGCACTCGCATATCTCGGCGATGCCTATCTTGCAACCGGCAGCACCGGACGCGCCGATGACGCCTACGACCTTGCACTCCAGCGCAGGTCCGGGTTCGAGCCGGCTTTGATCGGCAAAGGACGGGTCGCCATGGAACGAAGGCAGTTTATGGATGCCGAACGCTATCTTGGCCAGGTCGCCGAATCCAGTACCCTCGAAAATGGCGCCGAAGCACAATATCTGCTCGGACGTGTGCAGCAATACCGGGGCAATTACGAGCAGGCACTGGATGCCTATGCAAGGGTAAGCGCCCTGTATGAGGCGTACGACCGGTGGGTGGCCGAAGCCATGCTGGCTACTGCCGAGACCTATCGCGCAATGGGGCAGCAGGGCCGCTCGGGTCAGACGCTCCGGGACGTTATGGAGCGTTTCCCGGATACCGAGTATGCCGAAAGAGCCGCAGAACAATTATAA
- a CDS encoding CBS domain-containing protein yields MLIRDTLSENVRPLRAADTILDALQAMADSGYSWLPIVDATTNRFIGMVSRVSASQHQSEFESVMAIREQRPVVTSPDQNIFETARVMEKHDLSMIAVLDEQRNYIGVVDRAHLFDRIVRSMNFTDFGSLVTVHFEERDFTLSQLVRIIEAEGGLILGLSVEAPTGNYPFYVVYIKLNLPDPARIVAALRRHEYIVDSQSTDNREDRRYEERADELMHYLNI; encoded by the coding sequence ATGCTGATTCGTGACACACTCAGCGAAAATGTACGGCCGCTTCGGGCTGCAGACACCATCCTGGATGCTCTCCAGGCCATGGCGGATAGCGGATATTCCTGGCTGCCGATAGTGGATGCCACAACCAACCGTTTCATAGGCATGGTAAGCCGGGTCTCCGCGAGCCAGCACCAGTCAGAGTTTGAAAGTGTGATGGCGATTCGCGAGCAGCGGCCGGTGGTCACTTCTCCGGATCAGAATATTTTTGAAACGGCAAGGGTCATGGAGAAACATGACCTCTCCATGATTGCCGTACTCGATGAACAGCGTAATTACATAGGTGTAGTTGACCGAGCGCACCTTTTCGACCGTATCGTGAGAAGCATGAATTTCACCGATTTCGGTTCTCTTGTAACGGTCCATTTCGAGGAGCGTGACTTTACCCTCTCCCAGCTGGTGCGGATCATCGAGGCCGAAGGGGGGTTGATTCTGGGGTTAAGCGTAGAAGCCCCCACCGGAAATTACCCCTTTTATGTCGTTTACATCAAACTCAACCTGCCCGATCCGGCACGTATTGTCGCAGCCCTCAGACGGCATGAATACATTGTGGATTCCCAAAGCACGGACAACAGGGAAGATCGCCGTTACGAAGAGCGGGCCGACGAGCTCATGCACTATCTGAATATTTGA
- the hflX gene encoding GTPase HflX encodes MNNDLKTNINDQEKAVLVGIYGGDIDKVKAEEYLSELELLTDTAGGFTVKKILQHKPRPDVSTYIGKGKLNEVRQVMKDEKADVVIFDDDLSPTQARNIEKSVEAKVLDRSGLILDIFASRAKTAAAKTQVELAQLQYLLPRLTRYWTHLSRQKGGIGTKGPGETQIETDRRLIGRRISVLKKKLEKLDQQRKVQRQGREESLRVALAGYTNAGKSSLMNAITDTSVLAENRLFATLDATVRKFEVDSETVLLSDTVGFIRKLPHHLVESFKSTLDEIREADLLLHVVDVSSPLKQEYIETVHNTLKELGAGDRPAILVFNKVDRVDSPQDLADVRHDYPGSVLVSATRGIGLDDIRSEIKKRVARNYLYRKIVLPITGYHVVSYLHEVAEIEKETYDEDSIRLTCRIHKKHLGKLKDTLAKIDATEEVLEPVNGE; translated from the coding sequence TTGAATAACGATCTTAAAACGAATATAAACGACCAGGAAAAGGCGGTACTGGTCGGTATTTATGGCGGTGATATAGACAAGGTAAAAGCCGAGGAGTATCTATCGGAACTCGAACTGCTTACAGATACCGCAGGAGGATTCACCGTAAAAAAAATTCTGCAGCACAAGCCACGCCCGGATGTAAGCACCTATATCGGCAAGGGAAAACTCAATGAAGTTCGGCAGGTTATGAAAGATGAGAAGGCCGATGTCGTGATATTTGACGACGACCTCTCTCCGACCCAGGCCAGAAATATTGAAAAGTCGGTTGAAGCCAAAGTGCTGGATCGTAGCGGTCTGATCCTGGATATCTTTGCATCCCGTGCCAAGACGGCGGCAGCCAAAACGCAGGTCGAGCTGGCACAGCTCCAATATCTCCTGCCCAGGCTGACCCGCTACTGGACACACCTTTCAAGGCAGAAAGGCGGGATTGGCACTAAAGGTCCTGGTGAGACACAAATTGAAACCGACCGGAGGCTCATCGGCAGAAGGATATCCGTGCTCAAGAAAAAGCTGGAGAAGCTGGATCAGCAGCGGAAAGTACAGCGCCAGGGGCGTGAAGAGTCGCTTCGGGTCGCGCTTGCAGGTTATACCAACGCCGGAAAGTCTTCGCTTATGAATGCCATCACAGATACCAGCGTGCTGGCGGAAAACCGGCTTTTTGCCACACTGGACGCAACCGTTCGGAAATTTGAAGTGGATAGCGAGACGGTTCTTCTATCCGATACGGTCGGCTTTATCCGTAAGCTCCCGCACCATCTTGTCGAGAGTTTTAAATCGACCCTTGATGAAATACGTGAAGCCGATTTGCTGCTTCATGTCGTGGATGTCTCATCACCCCTTAAGCAAGAGTATATCGAAACCGTGCACAATACGCTCAAAGAGCTGGGAGCTGGAGACAGGCCCGCCATTTTGGTTTTCAACAAGGTAGACCGGGTTGACTCCCCCCAGGATCTGGCCGATGTACGGCATGACTATCCCGGCAGTGTGCTGGTGTCCGCTACCCGGGGAATCGGACTGGACGATATCCGGTCAGAGATAAAAAAAAGAGTTGCAAGAAATTATTTATATAGAAAAATTGTCTTACCGATAACGGGGTATCATGTGGTATCATATTTGCATGAGGTAGCGGAAATAGAAAAGGAAACATATGACGAGGACTCGATAAGGCTCACCTGCCGGATTCACAAAAAACATCTCGGCAAACTTAAAGATACCCTGGCAAAAATCGACGCAACGGAAGAAGTTCTGGAACCTGTGAACGGAGAATAA